The DNA sequence GCCACCTGCGGGAAGCGGCCCGCGCCCTCTTCGATCTGGCTCACCCCGTTTTCGAGCGCGGCCTTCAGTGTCTCGCCAGTGACCTGGAAGGTGGACAGCGTGTTCTGGAACGGCAGTACCGTCAGCACCTCGCCCATCGTGACCTCGCCCGCGTCGATGGAGGCGCGCAGACCGCCCGAGTTCGAGATCGCCACGTCAATGCCCTGGTCGCTGACCCGCGCCAGCATGGCGTCGGAGACGAGATTGCCCATGGAACATTCCTGCGCGCGGCAGACGTCGCGGTTGCCCTCGATCGGATCGGTGGTCTCGGCCACGACCTTGTTGCGGATCTCTTCCAGCGGTTTGGCCGCCTCGGCGATGCGCGCGACGGTGCCTTCTTCCTCGGTCACAGCGGCGTCCATGATCAGCGGTTCGCCCGTTGCCTCGATCAGGTTGCCCGCGTCGTCGAAGGTCACATTCAGCTCGCCCAAAAACTTGCCATAGGCATAGGCCTGCACGATGGCCACGTCGCCCACCATGGTCGGGTATGGCCCTTCGGCGCGGTCGTTGGTGTTGCTGAGCAGGGTGTTGGTGTGCCCGCCCACGATCACGTCGACCCCGGTGGTTTCGGCTGCGACGCGCTGGTCCACCCCGTATCCGGAGTGCGACAGGACGATGATCTTGTTCACGCCTTCCGCGGTCAGCTTGTCCACCTCGCCCTGCACGGCGGCCACGGGATCGGAGAAGGTGATGTTTTCGCCGGGGCTGGCCAGTTCATCGGTATCCTGCGGCGTCAGGCCGATCAGGCCCAGCTTTTCGCCGCCGCGTTCGATCACGACTGATTTCGGAAGGTTGTCCGCCAGCAGCGGCTCGGCGGAAACATCGGCGTTGGACATCAGGATCGGGAATTCGAGGGTGTCGATGAAGCCCTTGAGCACCTCGGGACCGTCGTCGAATTCGTGGTTGCCCACGGTCATCGCGTCGTATCCCATCTTGTTCATCATTTCGGCGGCCAGCGCGCCCTTGTAATAGGAATAGAACAGCGTGCCCTGAAACTGGTCGCCACCGTCCACGAGGATCGAGTTGTTCGACCGCGCCCGTGCCTCGGTGATCGCGGTCATCAGGCGTGCGGAGCCGCCGAAACATTCGCCCGCGGTGTT is a window from the Sulfitobacter sp. THAF37 genome containing:
- a CDS encoding bifunctional UDP-sugar hydrolase/5'-nucleotidase; this encodes MTRFLMSAAALALTAGAAAADYQLTILHTNDFHARFEPISKYDGPCAAEDNTAGECFGGSARLMTAITEARARSNNSILVDGGDQFQGTLFYSYYKGALAAEMMNKMGYDAMTVGNHEFDDGPEVLKGFIDTLEFPILMSNADVSAEPLLADNLPKSVVIERGGEKLGLIGLTPQDTDELASPGENITFSDPVAAVQGEVDKLTAEGVNKIIVLSHSGYGVDQRVAAETTGVDVIVGGHTNTLLSNTNDRAEGPYPTMVGDVAIVQAYAYGKFLGELNVTFDDAGNLIEATGEPLIMDAAVTEEEGTVARIAEAAKPLEEIRNKVVAETTDPIEGNRDVCRAQECSMGNLVSDAMLARVSDQGIDVAISNSGGLRASIDAGEVTMGEVLTVLPFQNTLSTFQVTGETLKAALENGVSQIEEGAGRFPQVAGMTFAFDASAEPGSRISDVTVGGEPLDPAKTYGVVSNNYVRNGGDGYEMFKTAMNPYDFGPDLADVTAEYLAENGPYTPYTDGRITAK